In the genome of Mytilus edulis chromosome 3, xbMytEdul2.2, whole genome shotgun sequence, one region contains:
- the LOC139517884 gene encoding fatty acyl-CoA hydrolase precursor, medium chain-like, with product MFTFTTTIYMALIGLAFTAGDKIETARVNSPSGPIDGLKTQNKHTGMNLHEFRGIPFGKPPVGPLRFKKPEPVDKWTDVLDATEFGAGCPQTVSEYTPDFAPRKMSEDCLFLNVYVPGSLDENRKLSVMVWIYGGGFMAGFSSQYDGGWIATQGNVIVITINYRVDILGFLTLDHPAALGNYGLWDQKLALQWVHDNIESFGGNPDSVTLFGESAGGWSVSFQSLIPSNQGLFHRIIAQSGVVNRLSIMTKKQINDRTIELAQKTSCPINDMFKFVNCLRDKDYSELLEATNMESSMSQDRIDSYQTPYFAVVDGELFHDHPITSLDDKSTEVAKFFKSLDLITGYTSNEGLVLYFIIFPKMQEIFEFNVTEGIPARFICEGMIAPFVELFYKNDTDVKQKMCSYYTTESSKDEQSMRANHLLGDIIFNHPAMEMLSYHTRLGGKSYQYVFSKEKHIEWGFAPLPEWATGSGHGEDLQFMFDMHTVMPSLNETKFTPEEKDLSDKIIQYWTSFAKTGEPYGGEGAIPWKPFDLTSRYYLDLDTPLALRSNLSPKMVEFWSKEIPAIGLERVEKVKRHDEL from the exons ATGTTTACCTTCACAACTACTATTTATATGGCTTTAATAGGCTTAGCATTCACAGCAGGCGATAAGATAGAAACAGCTAGAGTAAACTCTCCGTCTGGTCCGATAGATGGACTCAAGACACAAAACAAACATACCGGAATGAACCTTCATGAATTCCGCGGAATTCCATTTGGCAAACCACCTGTCGGACCTTTGAGGTTCAAAAAACCAGAACCAGTCGACAAATGGACAGATGTTCTTGACGCAACAGAGTTTGGGGCAGGATGCCCCCAGACGGTTTCTGAATATACTCCAGACTTTGCACCTCGTAAAATGTCGGAAGACTGTTTATTCCTTAATGTTTATGTTCCGGGAAGTCTAGATGAAAACAGAAAATTATCCGTAATGGTGTGGATATATGGCGGAGGTTTCATGGCAGGGTTTTCCAGTCAGTATGACGGAGGATGGATAGCGACACAAGGCAATGTTATAGTGATAACAATTAATTATAGGGTAGATATACTCGGATTTTTGACTCTTGACCATCCAGCTGCACTTGGAAACTATGGTCTATGGGACCAGAAACTAGCTCTTCAATGGGTACACGACAATATTGAATCATTTGGAGGTAACCCCGATTCTGTTACCTTATTTGGAGAATCTGCTGGTGGATGGAGTGTGTCTTTCCAGTCCCTAATACCTTCTAACCAGGGGCTATTCCACAGAATTATAGCACAAAGTGGTGTTGTTAATAGATTGAGTATTATGACAAAGAAACAAATTAATGATAGAACCATTGAACTGGCACAGAAGACATCATGTCCGATCAATGATATGTTTAAATTTGTTAACTGTCTTCGAGATAAAGACTACAGTGAACTATTGGAAGCCACTAATATGGAAAGTTCTATGTCCCAAGATAGAATAGACAGCTATCAAACGCCATATTTTGCCGTGGTAGACGGAGAGTTGTTCCACGATCATCCAATTACAAGTTTAGATGACAAATCAACAGAGGTTGCAAAGTTTTTCAAGTCTCTAGACTTAATTACTGGATATACATCAAACGAAGgacttgttttatattttataatattccCAAAAATGCAGGAAATCTTTGAGTTTAATGTCACTGAGGGAATTCCAGCTAGATTTATTTGTGAGGGAATGATTGCTCcttttgttgaattattttacaaaaatgatactGATGTAAAGCAGAAGATGTGTTCCTATTATACAACTGAAAGTTCTAAAGATGAGCAAAGCATGAGAGCAAATCACTTACTGGGTGATATCATATTCAATCATCCGGCAATGGAGATGCTCAGCTATCACACACGTCTAGGGGGCAAGTCTTACCAATATGTGTTTTCCAAGGAAAAACACATAGAATGGGGATTTGCTCCGTTACCTGAGTGGGCAACGGGTTCTGGTCATGGCGAAGATCTTCAGTTTATGTTTGATATGCACACTGTCATGCCGTCTCTAAATGAGACTAAGTTCACACCGGAAGAAAAAGATTTATCCGACAAGATTATTCAGTATTGGACGTCATTTGCAAAAACCGG GGAACCGTATGGTGGTGAGGGAGCAATTCCATGGAAACCATTTGACCTTACATCAAGATATTATCTAGATCTCGACACACCACTGGCACTGAGAAGTAATTTAAGTCCCAAAATGGTAGAATTCTGGTCCAAGGAAATACCAGCAATAGGACTAGAACGTGTGGAGAAAGTCAAAAGACATGACGAATTGTAA